A genomic stretch from Brachyhypopomus gauderio isolate BG-103 unplaced genomic scaffold, BGAUD_0.2 sc37, whole genome shotgun sequence includes:
- the pdcd4b gene encoding programmed cell death protein 4b, with product MAADCVAWLNANPVEPDDLSDSYQSGDEDNSRAAKANNEINGNWITVASGAVHEARLKAKAKRRLRKTSSRDSGRGDSLSDTGDAVRSVAPPTSPKGKVLDRRSRQGKGRGLPKKGGAGGKGVWGTPGQVYVDEREVDVRDPNYDEDQENCVYETVVLPLDEDAFARTVTPIVKEYFEHGDANEVVEMLSELNLGAMRSEVPLLTVSLAMEARASHRELTSRLLVHLCGRVLACSEVESAFHKVLRELPELVLDTPTAPQLVGQFIARAVADQILPANFVDGYKGRVDCPHTRAALDRAAVLLKMSREAGLRIDNLWGLGGGQRPVNQLIKEVNLLLKEYVLSGDVTEAERCLRDLEVPHFHHQFVYEAIVMVLESSGDAALRMIMKLLKSLSDSSVITVDQMRKGYERVYVDIADINIDVPCAYSLLEDFVDQSFSAGVIDKKLRDLCPSRGQKRSVSEGDAVCVKLERY from the exons ATGGCAGCAGACTGTGTGGCATGGCTGAACGCCAACCCTGTAG agcCAGACGACCTTAGCGACTCTTATCAGTCTGGGGACGAAGACAACAGCCGTGCTGCAAAAGCCAACAACGAAATCAATGGCAACTGGATAACGGTGGCATCAGGCGCGGTTCACGAGGCCCGGCTCAAGGCCAAGGCCAAACGGCGTCTCCGGAAGACCTCGTCGCGGGACTCCGGCAGGGGAGACTCCCTCAGCGACACTGGGGACGCTGTCCGCTCCGTGGCGCCGCCCACCAGCCCCAAGGGCAAAGTGCTGGACCGCAGGTCGCGTCAGGGCAAAGGGAGAGGCCTGCCGAAGAAAG GTGGCGCCGGTGGGAAGGGTGTGTGGGGCACACCTGGGCAGGTGTACGTCGACGAGCGGGAGGTGGACGTGCGAGACCCCAACTACGACGAAGATCAG GAGAACTGTGTGTACGAGACGGTGGTGCTCCCGCTCGACGAGGACGCCTTTGCTCGGACGGTCACGCCCATCGTGAAGGAATACTTTGAACACGGCGATGCTAACGAAGTAGTG GAGATGCTGAGTGAACTGAACCTGGGCGCCATGCGCAGCGAGGTTCCCCTGCTGACCGTCTCCTTGGCGATGGAGGCGAGGGCCAGTCACCGCGAGCTGACCTCCCGCCTGCTGGTCCAtctgtgtgggcgtgtcctcGCGTGCTCCGAGGTGGAATCCGCCTTCCACAAGGTCCTGCGAGAGCTCCCCGAGCTGGTGCTGGACACGCCCACCGCACCCCAG CTGGTGGGCCAGTTCATCGCCAGGGCCGTAGCTGACCAGATCCTCCCCGCGAACTTCGTGGATGGCTACAAGGGGCGGGTGGACTGTCCACACACACG GGCCGCCCTAGACCGAGCCGCCGTGCTGCTGAAGATGAGCAGGGAGGCGGGACTCCGGATCGACAACCTCTGGGGTCTGGGCGGTGGCCAGAGACCCGTCAATCAACTCATCAAAGAG GTGAACCTGCTGCTGAAGGAGTACGTGCTGTCGGGCGACGTGACGGAGGCCGAGCGTTGCCTACGAGACCTGGAGGTCCCTCACTTCCACCACCAGTTTGTTTACGAG GCGATAGTCATGGTTCTGGAGTCCAGCGGAGACGCAGCCCTCCGTATGATCATGAAGCTGCTGAAATCTCTCTCCGACTCTTCAGTCATCACCGTGGACCAAATGAGAAAG GGCtatgagagagtgtatgtggaCATTGCTGATATTAACATTGATGTCCCGTGTGCGTACTCACTACTTGAGGACTTTGTGGATCAGAGTTTCAGTGCTGGAGTCATCGACAAAAAACTCAGGGACCTCTGTCCTAGTCG AGGTCAGAAGAGGAGCGTCAGTGAAGGAGACGCCGTCTGTGTCAAACTTGAAAGATACTGA